A genomic region of Deltaproteobacteria bacterium contains the following coding sequences:
- the cglC gene encoding adventurous gliding motility lipoprotein CglC — MKRASLLGMVVCGLGIWGCNPPVDYGNTCRLTRPAFPDGGGIEFIKSGDDAVKNSAFDFLSNGDPDCEDLVCIRQAGKDYSAQETDGNAHGECSTDCLSDDDCGDPAKGLKCTQLAFDQTFLQNLCSTDPATCREFFGDSPNALYCTDPNLPDLASP, encoded by the coding sequence ATGAAGCGCGCGAGCCTGCTGGGGATGGTCGTTTGTGGCCTTGGAATCTGGGGCTGCAACCCGCCGGTCGACTACGGCAACACGTGCCGCCTCACGCGGCCTGCGTTCCCCGACGGCGGCGGCATCGAGTTCATCAAGTCGGGCGATGACGCGGTGAAGAACAGCGCCTTCGACTTTCTGTCCAACGGCGATCCGGACTGCGAGGACCTGGTCTGCATTCGCCAGGCGGGCAAGGACTACAGCGCGCAGGAGACCGACGGAAACGCGCACGGCGAGTGCTCGACGGACTGCCTCAGCGACGACGACTGCGGCGATCCCGCCAAGGGCTTGAAGTGCACGCAGCTCGCGTTCGATCAGACGTTCCTGCAGAACCTCTGCTCCACGGACCCGGCCACGTGCCGCGAGTTCTTCGGCGACTCGCCGAACGCGCTGTACTGCACCGATCCGAACCTGCCGGATCTGGCCAGCCCCTGA
- a CDS encoding outer membrane beta-barrel domain-containing protein — MHLRSSTVTRWAALTLALALLPARAHAQNSGDLGLDLSGDNGKKDSPPPVKPAADNPPDLSTPGDTASSTPAKKSDIDVGEHDVSLEDRVKSVQKKGFYKKNHFELAPHVGVSINDALFTKYNLGGAAIFHFSDNLALGGRFDYMIVQTTENVSTAKRELQSKLPVSKPKYGGAADFYWTPVYGKASLFNSIIHFDLFAIAGAGVVVSQTSSFSGTDPTGTLSADPLLNQGPHPAFDIGLGQRYALNEVVAFEWSLLETIYTDTPGGSGSSQVQRIMSLNAGFSFFLPPVRSE, encoded by the coding sequence ATGCACCTTCGATCCTCAACTGTGACGAGGTGGGCCGCGCTGACGCTGGCGCTCGCTCTGCTTCCCGCGCGCGCACACGCGCAAAACTCCGGCGACCTCGGCCTCGACCTGAGCGGCGACAACGGCAAGAAGGACTCGCCGCCGCCGGTGAAGCCCGCCGCCGACAACCCGCCTGATCTCTCGACGCCGGGCGACACCGCGTCGAGCACGCCGGCCAAGAAGAGCGACATCGACGTGGGCGAGCACGACGTCTCGCTCGAAGACCGCGTGAAGAGCGTGCAGAAGAAGGGGTTCTACAAGAAGAACCACTTCGAGCTCGCGCCGCACGTGGGGGTGAGCATCAACGACGCCCTCTTCACCAAGTACAACCTCGGCGGCGCGGCCATCTTCCACTTCTCGGACAACCTCGCCCTGGGCGGCCGCTTCGACTACATGATCGTGCAGACGACGGAGAACGTGAGCACGGCCAAGCGCGAGCTGCAGAGCAAGCTCCCGGTGTCCAAGCCCAAGTACGGCGGCGCCGCCGACTTCTACTGGACGCCCGTCTACGGCAAGGCCAGCCTCTTCAACTCCATCATCCACTTCGACCTGTTCGCCATCGCGGGCGCGGGCGTGGTGGTGAGCCAGACCTCGTCGTTCTCCGGCACCGACCCCACCGGCACGCTCTCGGCCGACCCGCTGCTCAACCAGGGCCCGCACCCGGCCTTCGACATCGGCCTGGGGCAGCGCTACGCGCTCAACGAGGTGGTGGCCTTCGAGTGGAGCCTGCTCGAGACCATCTACACCGACACCCCGGGCGGGAGCGGCAGCTCGCAGGTGCAGCGCATCATGAGCCTGAACGCAGGCTTCTCCTTCTTCCTGCCGCCGGTGCGGAGCGAGTAA
- a CDS encoding outer membrane beta-barrel domain-containing protein, translating to MRKLSLALLALAVIVPARAHAADSKDAAAKPAAGETGGEASGGEEGDNQQKQNEKSGAKTLEERIRPVSGSLFIRKSRSELEPVVGISFNDAFFQKYMFGLRYAYHATDSFSVELGGAFGISMPSGEVNTCTAQGCVTPTKDQLQGTPGNVGLIIGASGVWAPLYGKINLVGEKVLHFDTFFLGGLDGLSYAVPSVDPSVAPTSTFTFGGHFGIGQHFVINDFTALRVELRDYLYSGQRAVNGVLESHLENQFMLDIGVSFFFPLHPTE from the coding sequence ATGAGAAAGCTCAGCCTGGCCCTGCTCGCGCTCGCGGTGATCGTGCCTGCGCGCGCCCACGCCGCCGATTCCAAGGACGCAGCTGCCAAGCCCGCCGCCGGTGAGACCGGTGGCGAGGCCTCGGGCGGCGAAGAAGGCGACAACCAGCAGAAGCAGAACGAGAAGAGCGGCGCCAAGACGCTGGAGGAGCGCATCCGCCCGGTGTCGGGGAGCCTCTTCATCCGCAAGAGCCGCAGCGAGCTCGAGCCGGTGGTGGGCATCTCCTTCAACGATGCCTTCTTCCAGAAGTACATGTTCGGCCTGCGCTACGCGTACCACGCCACCGACAGCTTCTCCGTGGAGCTGGGCGGCGCGTTCGGCATCAGCATGCCCTCCGGCGAGGTGAACACCTGCACTGCCCAGGGCTGCGTCACGCCGACCAAGGATCAGCTCCAGGGCACGCCGGGCAACGTGGGCCTCATCATCGGCGCCTCGGGAGTCTGGGCGCCGCTGTACGGCAAGATCAACCTGGTGGGCGAGAAGGTGCTGCACTTCGACACCTTCTTCCTGGGCGGCCTCGACGGCCTCTCCTATGCGGTGCCCTCGGTGGACCCGAGCGTCGCGCCCACGAGCACGTTCACGTTCGGCGGCCACTTCGGCATCGGCCAGCACTTCGTGATCAACGACTTCACCGCGCTCCGCGTGGAGCTGCGCGACTACCTCTACAGCGGTCAGCGCGCCGTCAACGGCGTGCTCGAGAGCCACCTCGAGAACCAGTTCATGCTCGATATCGGCGTCTCGTTCTTCTTCCCCCTCCATCCCACGGAATAG
- the gltC gene encoding adventurous gliding motility protein GltC, with translation MKRASTLVLALVTLLGFAPRAHAAVLRQLANLASSQMSFDGLDLTSDEKPSKGKKGKKTKAKKGKKGKNSKEEEESTPSAAPDLGSSPAPTPSPSPTTSAPSTPTKATPASATPMPDLGVSTPAPKKTEPSKPAPTMSFEAIDVTGKSAERQKLDAAVSQFKAQKYDDAALALEEIIKDPKNAELVPEARYLLAKTLYRMGLYHSALAQFNLVLATGPQSKFFKTSLEWLFYIAHKTVNEEIVLDTVAKYANYEFPPKFQSEFHYLLAKYHFERGKALLEAGRQQEGQNELDQSNRLVLAFNKSDPFYGKAKYIEGLIQFDLGKEPVALEAFKEVVRANNPKSGQPYDEKLRELGFMQLARTHYGNKQNRYAIYYFEKIPAGSDQWLESLFEASWAHFRIGQYEKALGNMITLQAPFFRDEYFPEALILKAVIYYENCRYKESRAILDDFEKIYGPVHDQLDKITKDGEASNADAQHYFDILEDIEKKMSDGTNNDVVLGRVLKLALTDRDLKSTNDSILETEHEMDSLSKQKDVFKFSDLSKELGDGLKKERQQLIQRAGLIAKAKLQHELQYLKELLSQGLRIQFETTTKEKELIESSLTGGGKKEGLSTVQDKRRIADEEEMWPYEGEYWRDELGTYEYTLTKSCKDFLTSKTADSGSGAN, from the coding sequence ATGAAGCGCGCAAGCACACTCGTCCTCGCCCTGGTGACTTTGCTCGGCTTCGCGCCGCGCGCGCACGCCGCCGTGCTGCGCCAGCTCGCGAACCTCGCCTCCAGCCAGATGTCGTTCGACGGCTTGGACCTCACCAGCGACGAGAAGCCCAGCAAGGGAAAGAAGGGCAAGAAGACCAAGGCCAAGAAGGGCAAGAAGGGCAAGAACAGCAAGGAGGAGGAGGAGTCCACGCCTTCCGCCGCGCCGGATCTGGGCAGCTCGCCCGCGCCCACGCCGAGCCCCTCGCCCACCACCTCCGCGCCGTCCACGCCCACCAAGGCGACGCCGGCGTCCGCGACGCCCATGCCGGATCTCGGGGTGAGTACACCGGCGCCCAAGAAGACCGAGCCCAGCAAGCCCGCGCCGACGATGTCCTTCGAAGCCATCGACGTGACCGGCAAGAGCGCCGAGCGCCAGAAGCTCGACGCGGCGGTAAGCCAGTTCAAGGCCCAGAAGTACGACGACGCCGCGCTCGCGCTCGAGGAGATCATCAAGGATCCCAAGAACGCGGAGCTGGTGCCCGAGGCGCGCTACCTGCTCGCCAAGACGCTCTATCGCATGGGCCTGTACCACTCGGCCCTCGCGCAATTCAATCTGGTGCTGGCGACCGGCCCGCAGAGCAAGTTCTTCAAGACCTCGCTCGAGTGGCTCTTCTACATCGCCCACAAGACGGTGAACGAGGAGATCGTCCTCGACACGGTGGCCAAGTACGCGAACTACGAGTTCCCGCCCAAGTTCCAGAGCGAGTTCCACTACCTCCTCGCCAAGTACCACTTCGAGCGCGGCAAGGCGCTGCTCGAGGCCGGCCGTCAGCAGGAAGGGCAGAACGAGCTGGATCAGTCGAACCGGCTGGTGCTGGCCTTCAACAAGAGCGACCCGTTCTACGGCAAGGCCAAGTACATCGAGGGCCTCATCCAGTTCGACCTCGGCAAGGAGCCGGTGGCGCTGGAGGCGTTCAAGGAAGTGGTCCGCGCCAACAACCCGAAGTCTGGCCAGCCGTACGACGAGAAGCTCCGCGAGCTGGGCTTCATGCAGCTCGCGCGCACGCACTACGGCAACAAGCAGAACCGCTACGCCATCTACTACTTCGAGAAGATCCCCGCCGGCTCGGATCAGTGGCTGGAGAGCTTGTTCGAGGCGAGCTGGGCGCACTTCCGCATCGGCCAGTACGAGAAGGCGCTGGGCAACATGATCACCTTGCAGGCGCCGTTCTTCCGCGACGAGTACTTCCCCGAGGCGCTCATCCTCAAGGCGGTCATCTACTACGAGAACTGCCGCTACAAGGAGTCGCGCGCGATCCTCGACGACTTCGAGAAGATCTACGGCCCGGTGCACGACCAGCTCGACAAGATCACCAAGGACGGCGAGGCCAGCAACGCCGACGCCCAGCACTACTTCGACATCCTCGAGGACATCGAGAAGAAGATGTCGGACGGCACCAACAATGACGTCGTCCTCGGCCGGGTGCTCAAGCTGGCGCTCACCGACCGCGATCTCAAGAGCACCAACGACTCCATCCTCGAGACCGAGCACGAGATGGACAGCCTCTCCAAGCAGAAGGACGTCTTCAAGTTCAGCGACCTGTCCAAGGAGCTCGGCGACGGCCTGAAGAAGGAGCGCCAGCAGCTCATCCAGCGCGCCGGCCTCATCGCCAAGGCCAAGCTGCAGCACGAGCTGCAGTACCTCAAGGAGCTCCTCAGCCAGGGCCTGCGCATCCAGTTCGAGACCACGACCAAGGAGAAGGAGCTCATCGAGTCGTCGCTCACGGGCGGCGGCAAGAAGGAGGGCCTGAGCACGGTCCAGGACAAGCGACGCATCGCCGACGAGGAAGAGATGTGGCCCTACGAGGGCGAGTACTGGCGCGACGAGCTGGGCACGTACGAGTACACGCTCACCAAGAGCTGCAAGGACTTCCTCACCAGCAAGACCGCCGACTCCGGCAGCGGCGCCAACTGA
- a CDS encoding tetratricopeptide repeat protein: MPEPTPLSPAELAQLEHAFATDPNSDAYRPLAEAYLKMGRFMEAMVVCKKGVKAHPDKPDPRVLLASVYAAQNKDRKAIDELEGALQTAPSDPNALRMAAGLLLKAGDNDKGKDYALRAYKANKGDAETKELLEKWKIDVPVEAPPPAPAPPQAVMTAPDAPVLMSAVQANGASPTPTDPMQAVSQQAAQAYSQGKVQVQPQYAQAPQNGTARAPQGLPPGFGQPAQPVRRAPSGARPRPAAPQRPQIDLSQFEESEPSIRTKGGSGGVVTLGFAALAVVALVGYYFYSSHVKKVKAELASALHDAAEELDHDSYASYKKACEDAERALKLDPDSPAAHAYLAYAYSIRWGEHGEGESARSQAQDHLEKGRKLKADSQHLIAAEALYQFFDKNAAKAEGDLEKQVGDLETKNRASALVYQTLGIIEMRNGDLEKAGTHLKKALDLAGGVPRTHAALGDLYRRQGQEILAWTYYDNALRYEKDHADAVLGKSLLVLEAQNPNYKIAEDLIKRVRDADPPPSPRQLAMGYELDGMRLNQTGNAKEGLVQEQKALALDPNNPEIHVLVGRRMLKDGQNQQGLDEIKKAIDLDKNRATFYVELARAQMSMPNGAKDAIASLQKALNTLPGSGKLLSMLGDAYQKAGDTKNAASQYEKAINLDPKAQMPDARLALAELARKDKNFGKAMELYERAATDYGNNTMKVAEVYDDEALLAIDRNDPKDKQLELLKKSNQADPNFANTYIQMARLLATDKSQKATVKACGEQYLKLDPKGPYAEEAKRWAAIK, from the coding sequence ATGCCTGAACCGACACCCCTGAGCCCGGCCGAGCTCGCACAGCTCGAGCACGCCTTCGCCACCGATCCCAACTCGGACGCCTACCGGCCGCTGGCCGAGGCCTATCTCAAGATGGGCCGGTTCATGGAGGCGATGGTCGTCTGCAAGAAGGGCGTGAAGGCCCATCCCGACAAGCCGGATCCGCGGGTGCTCCTGGCGAGCGTCTACGCGGCGCAGAACAAGGACCGCAAGGCCATCGACGAGCTGGAGGGCGCCCTGCAGACGGCTCCCAGCGACCCGAACGCGCTGCGCATGGCCGCGGGCCTGCTGCTCAAGGCCGGCGACAACGACAAGGGCAAGGACTACGCCCTTCGCGCCTACAAGGCCAACAAGGGCGACGCGGAGACGAAAGAGCTCCTCGAGAAGTGGAAGATCGACGTGCCCGTGGAGGCCCCGCCGCCCGCGCCCGCGCCGCCCCAGGCGGTGATGACCGCGCCCGACGCGCCCGTGCTCATGAGCGCGGTGCAGGCCAACGGCGCGTCGCCCACGCCGACGGATCCCATGCAGGCCGTGTCGCAGCAGGCGGCCCAGGCCTATTCGCAGGGGAAAGTGCAGGTTCAGCCCCAGTACGCCCAGGCGCCTCAGAACGGCACCGCGCGCGCGCCGCAGGGCCTGCCGCCCGGGTTTGGGCAGCCGGCGCAGCCCGTTCGTCGGGCGCCGAGTGGCGCGCGCCCGCGTCCGGCGGCGCCGCAGCGGCCGCAGATTGACCTCTCGCAGTTCGAGGAGTCGGAGCCGTCGATCCGCACGAAGGGTGGCTCGGGCGGCGTGGTGACGCTGGGCTTCGCGGCCCTCGCGGTGGTCGCGCTGGTCGGCTACTACTTCTACTCATCGCACGTGAAGAAGGTGAAGGCGGAGCTCGCCAGCGCCCTCCACGACGCGGCCGAAGAGCTCGATCACGACTCCTACGCCTCGTACAAGAAGGCCTGCGAGGACGCCGAGCGCGCGCTCAAGCTCGATCCCGATTCGCCCGCGGCGCACGCCTACCTCGCGTACGCGTACAGCATCCGCTGGGGCGAGCACGGTGAAGGCGAGTCGGCGCGCAGCCAGGCGCAGGACCACTTGGAGAAGGGCCGCAAGCTCAAGGCCGACAGCCAGCACCTGATCGCGGCCGAGGCGCTCTACCAGTTCTTCGACAAGAACGCGGCCAAGGCCGAGGGCGATCTCGAGAAGCAAGTCGGCGACCTGGAGACGAAGAACCGTGCGTCGGCGCTCGTGTACCAGACGCTGGGCATCATCGAGATGCGCAACGGCGACCTGGAGAAGGCCGGCACGCACCTCAAGAAGGCGCTCGACCTCGCCGGCGGCGTTCCGCGTACGCACGCGGCGCTCGGCGATCTCTACCGCCGCCAGGGTCAAGAGATCCTCGCCTGGACGTACTACGACAACGCGCTCCGCTACGAGAAGGACCACGCGGACGCGGTGCTCGGAAAGTCGCTGCTGGTGCTCGAGGCGCAGAACCCGAACTACAAGATCGCCGAAGACCTCATCAAGCGCGTGCGCGACGCCGATCCGCCGCCTTCGCCCCGCCAGCTCGCCATGGGCTACGAGCTCGACGGCATGCGTCTGAACCAGACCGGCAACGCCAAGGAAGGCCTGGTGCAGGAGCAGAAGGCCCTGGCGCTGGATCCGAACAACCCCGAGATCCACGTGCTCGTCGGCCGTCGCATGCTCAAGGACGGCCAGAACCAGCAGGGCCTCGACGAGATCAAGAAGGCCATCGACCTCGACAAGAACCGGGCGACCTTCTACGTGGAGCTCGCGCGCGCCCAGATGTCGATGCCGAACGGCGCCAAGGATGCGATTGCGAGCCTGCAGAAGGCGCTCAACACGCTGCCGGGCTCGGGCAAGCTCCTCTCCATGCTGGGCGACGCGTACCAGAAGGCGGGCGACACCAAGAACGCCGCCAGCCAGTACGAGAAGGCCATCAACCTCGATCCCAAGGCCCAGATGCCCGATGCGCGCCTCGCGCTCGCCGAGCTGGCGCGCAAGGACAAGAACTTCGGCAAGGCCATGGAGCTCTACGAGCGCGCGGCCACGGACTACGGCAACAACACCATGAAGGTGGCCGAGGTCTACGACGACGAGGCACTGCTGGCCATCGATCGCAACGACCCGAAGGACAAGCAGCTCGAGCTGCTGAAGAAGTCGAACCAGGCGGATCCCAACTTCGCCAACACGTACATCCAGATGGCGCGCCTCTTGGCCACGGACAAGTCCCAGAAGGCCACCGTGAAGGCCTGCGGCGAGCAGTACCTCAAGCTCGACCCCAAGGGGCCGTACGCCGAAGAGGCCAAGCGCTGGGCGGCCATCAAGTAG
- the cyoE gene encoding protoheme IX farnesyltransferase — protein sequence MAHPTATTKAQPVALGDLVALTKPKITRLVVFTGAVGMWLAPVGTLTPVKVIFTLLGTVLVVAAANALNMYLERDVDALMTRTADRPLPAGRLPASVGLGFGLGLALFSLPILSQAVNPTTALLGFLALVIYVGAYTPLKQKTWLAVIVGAVPGAIPPLMGWTAATGHLGAPGVALFAIMFLWQIPHTLAITLFRDAEYRRAGFQTLPVQRGETVARWQTLAWSPLLVASTLAPWWLGLVGLAYLATACVLGIGWMVLAVRVARERGAVKWARGLFIYSIIYLTLLFGVLLATAGHAKA from the coding sequence ATGGCCCATCCAACTGCCACGACCAAGGCCCAGCCCGTCGCGCTGGGCGATTTGGTGGCGCTCACCAAGCCGAAGATCACGCGGCTCGTGGTCTTCACGGGCGCGGTGGGCATGTGGCTCGCGCCGGTGGGCACGCTCACGCCGGTGAAGGTCATCTTCACGCTGCTGGGCACGGTGCTCGTGGTGGCCGCGGCGAACGCGCTCAACATGTACCTGGAGCGCGACGTGGACGCGCTCATGACGCGCACCGCGGACCGCCCGTTGCCCGCCGGCCGGCTGCCCGCGAGCGTGGGCCTGGGCTTCGGGCTGGGGTTGGCGCTTTTCTCGCTGCCCATCCTCAGTCAGGCCGTGAATCCAACCACGGCGCTCTTGGGCTTCCTGGCGCTGGTGATCTACGTCGGCGCGTACACCCCGCTGAAGCAGAAGACCTGGCTCGCGGTCATCGTGGGTGCGGTGCCGGGCGCGATTCCGCCGCTGATGGGCTGGACCGCGGCGACGGGTCACCTGGGCGCGCCAGGCGTGGCGCTCTTCGCGATCATGTTCCTGTGGCAGATCCCGCACACGCTGGCGATCACCCTCTTCCGCGACGCCGAGTACCGTCGCGCCGGCTTCCAGACGCTGCCCGTGCAGCGCGGCGAGACCGTGGCGCGCTGGCAGACGCTGGCATGGTCGCCGCTGCTGGTGGCCTCGACGTTGGCGCCCTGGTGGCTGGGCCTGGTCGGGCTGGCCTATCTCGCGACAGCCTGCGTGCTCGGCATCGGCTGGATGGTGCTGGCGGTGCGCGTGGCGCGCGAGCGCGGCGCGGTGAAGTGGGCGCGCGGGCTGTTCATCTACTCGATCATCTACCTGACGCTGCTCTTCGGCGTGCTGCTCGCCACCGCCGGCCACGCCAAGGCGTAG
- a CDS encoding DUF420 domain-containing protein yields the protein MLAEILPTVNAVLNATSGLLIFAGWRAIKAGDRTLHPKLMLGACTSSVLFLVGYFTRIALTGTHRFPGDGPVRAFYLVLLASHTLMAAVVLPLVLRTLFLGTKERFGEHKRIARWTFPVWMYVSVTGVLVYVMLYQVAPRLHEAVASNAPVTDVVQP from the coding sequence ATGCTCGCCGAGATCCTCCCGACGGTGAACGCTGTCCTCAACGCGACGAGCGGGCTGCTCATCTTCGCGGGCTGGCGCGCCATCAAGGCCGGCGATCGAACGCTGCACCCGAAGTTGATGCTCGGCGCGTGCACGAGCTCGGTGCTCTTCCTCGTGGGCTACTTCACGCGCATCGCGCTCACGGGCACGCACCGCTTCCCCGGCGACGGCCCGGTGCGCGCGTTCTATCTGGTGCTCCTGGCGAGCCACACGCTGATGGCCGCCGTGGTGCTGCCCCTGGTGCTGCGCACGCTCTTCCTGGGCACGAAGGAGCGCTTCGGCGAGCACAAGCGCATCGCGCGCTGGACGTTCCCGGTGTGGATGTACGTGAGCGTCACCGGCGTGCTGGTGTACGTGATGCTGTACCAGGTCGCGCCGCGGCTGCACGAGGCGGTGGCCTCGAATGCCCCAGTCACCGATGTCGTGCAGCCCTGA
- a CDS encoding SCO family protein — protein sequence MSSPAATDAAPTAPGRAVVVAIVIGLVLAAGAGVALSMLAPPPGPRLEQLGALPAFELTDQTGKPFGLNELRGKVWIADFVFTRCPGVCPLLTERMGKIQARAGELGSDFQLVSVSVDPAFDTPERLTAYMAKHKADAANWHFLTGPTDAIQTVVTDGFKEVLERDHAKGPDDFMSIVHGGHFVVVDRQGHVRDYVDSGAPDAVDVALRDAKSLLREK from the coding sequence ATGAGCAGCCCCGCCGCCACCGACGCCGCACCCACTGCGCCTGGACGCGCTGTCGTCGTGGCCATCGTGATCGGTCTCGTGCTGGCTGCAGGCGCGGGCGTTGCCCTGTCCATGCTCGCGCCGCCGCCGGGCCCGAGGCTGGAGCAGCTCGGCGCCCTGCCCGCCTTCGAGCTCACCGACCAGACCGGCAAGCCCTTCGGCCTCAACGAGCTGCGCGGGAAGGTGTGGATCGCGGATTTCGTCTTCACGCGCTGCCCGGGCGTGTGCCCGCTGCTCACCGAGCGAATGGGCAAGATCCAGGCGCGCGCGGGCGAGCTCGGGAGCGATTTTCAGCTGGTGTCGGTGAGCGTTGATCCCGCATTCGACACGCCGGAGCGGCTCACCGCGTACATGGCCAAGCACAAGGCCGACGCCGCCAACTGGCACTTCCTCACCGGCCCCACCGACGCGATTCAGACCGTGGTCACGGATGGCTTCAAAGAAGTGCTCGAGCGCGACCACGCCAAGGGCCCCGACGACTTCATGTCCATCGTTCACGGCGGCCACTTCGTGGTGGTCGACCGGCAAGGCCATGTGCGCGACTACGTGGACTCGGGCGCGCCGGATGCCGTGGACGTCGCGCTCCGCGACGCCAAGTCGCTGCTGCGCGAGAAGTGA